A region of the Mytilus galloprovincialis chromosome 1, xbMytGall1.hap1.1, whole genome shotgun sequence genome:
tgggcgtcactagtaagtcttgtgtggacaacaCGCACttatggcgtattaaattttaaacctggtacctttgttagctattattcgtgtgattctttgtcaaatgtgttctcctatttatttgtattgtagtcctgtactgttgtgttgtcattttgatgttatattaaaCATAGCCAcgaaagagggaggtttggcatgccacaaaacaaggttcaacccacaatttttttctttaaaaaatttcctgtaccaagtcaggaatatggtcattgttatattatagttagtttctgtgtgttgcattttaacgttgtgtttcttttgtgtcgtttgttttctctttgagtgtgaattcacattattataagacgtgtcacggtacttttctatcccaaagtcatgtatttagttttgatgttatatttgttattctcatcggattttgtctaatgcttagttcgtttctgtgtgtgttacattttaacgttaacgttgtgtcgtcattctcctcttatataTAATGCGTTtgcctcggttttggtttgtgacccggatttgtttttttctatcgatttatgagttttgaacatcggtatactactgttgcctttatttagactaGCCTGATAATTTGATACAATAAAATGCTTTACATAAATTCATCCACAGTTTAAGAACATGTGTATCTAAAGTTTAACATCTAATATAAAAGACTAACACCAAATCGTTATCTTATATATGTACAAATCTTGGAAAATACATCTGTAAATAACTAGACTTTATCAAAACAGAACcaagtaaagtcacaaaaatacggaactccgaggaaaattaaaaaaaaggaaagtccctaatccaatggcaaaatcaaaagctcaaacacatgaaaggAATgtataataactgtcatattcctgacttgctacaaACATTTTCGTATGTAGGTAATGATTGATTTAGTCTGGTTTTAAaactagcttaacctctcacttatatgacggttgcatcaaattccattatattgacaatgatgtgtgaacaaaacaaaatgtaagacatttttatatttttattaaaaaatagtaaaagGGACTTTCATAGTAAGTTAATTATTCAGGCTAAGTATGATTTATTAGCAGATACTAAACAGGATGGATAATATTTATCTAAAAACTGTAACATgacaaatatgatttattttcagatattaaaatgattttcattttGTTAGTACTGATAGCAGCTACACATATTGCTACAggttagtttaaaaaatattattccgatattgaattcatatatttacacaaaaagtaTTGTTTAgttatatctcccaattgatacgatattcccgtgcttgcatttcctatcatgattttcttgatagagggttgctgctcacaagaaagctattaaaaccaagagttccaaatggtgaagttgaaatcatcccttcgtaaattttacggacgccatcacgacttggttgaccgttatggaataaccgtttcacaaatgatatcggatatgttccttacgtcgtaactacaatctccttctcttccatgaatgtgacctaccgaattagactatttaccggatttgttatcacataagcaacacgacgggtgtcgcatgtggagcaggatctgcttacccttccggagcacctgagatcacccctagttttttggtggggttcgtgttgtttattctttagttttctatgttgtgtcgtgtgtactgttatttgtttgtctttttcatttttagcaatggcgttgtcagtttgttttagatttatgagtttgactgtccctttggtatctttcgtccctcttttataacgaCCTTTTATGCATAAATAGGTCATAATGAACTATAAAATTTCTgtaataattttagaaaaataatcatGGCATTCTattcaactgtcatacaagtaagggGTTTAAAAgtgagctataaaaccaggtttaatcagtCATTTTCTATAAAAGGAAGTGCCAATActaagacaggaatatgacagttgttttctatttgtttgatgCGTTGACCTTTTGATTTAATCATTTGATAAGAGACATTACGTTTTGAATCTTCCTTGGagttaactttttaatttttgtaattttgttatcaACACCTTTTGGAAAAACAAGTATTTACGTCtgtggtttttgtttttgtgttagtGTTTTTTCTCATACTTATTGTTTGAATTCAGGCAAtgcaaactgatttttttttattattgcttgtatccatttcatttgaatgtttgtctccttaacattataaatatttttacaagaaatatgtaactttaagAGAGCGTGGTACTTTTGATTTAAAGTCCCTATTTCGACCGGACATTACAGAAGATTCTTTTAGTCCGCACAGCCAAATAGAAACTAGAATGTAGAAGGGGTTTTACTGCCTGAAAAGATGCCAATACTCTTTTGATAATTTcattaaaggtaaaataacaaaaatgctgaactgTAAGGACAATTCCAAGCAAAAGGACCcttattattcataattgatCTGGTTATGTATAAACCTTTTTATAAAAGTAATACGTATATATCTTTCGATTGAGATAACcgatataaaagaaaatacacactaataatatgtaatattttcaaaatatgctTCCATTCATACTTTTTAGGATGGAATCGTTATTACCATCGAAATTATTATTACAACAACTATGGTACAACTGAAATGTCAACAGGACCTACAACAGAAGATACTAGTAATAGTTCGGTTACTATGAATCCCTTTACGGACGGCACATTTACTACTGAAATGACAACAGGACATACAACAGAAGATATAAGTGCTAGTACAGTTACTATGAATCCCTCTTCTATTGGTACTAGTAATTCGAATTATATGACAACAGGACATACAACAGAAGATATAAGTGCTAGTACAGTTACTATGAATCCCTCTTCTATTGGTACTAGTAATTCGAATTATAAAATACCAGTAACTATTCGACCAAGAAAAATTGGTTAGTATTATGTGTATGTTAACAACTATTtcttatctttttcttttcaatttactAATTAAAGATGGTAAGGATTACAGGGAAcaattataaatttgcaaaaatatcaacaaCATGTAAACTAGTTCATGAGTGTGTGGAAGAAACTATTTCTTCATGTCAAAATTACGACGAGTCATGTGGTTAAAGAACCCAATGTATGTAAACAAActctgaatataaaaaaaaaatcaataaaaaaaaaaatcttacgaATCATTTGGATATAATGAAACTAAACgacagaaattttaaataaaagatgaGAAGACAATTCCCATAGGActggtgtaataccaccattaaTTTGCTCATATAAGTCTTtgttaattttgcaattttcctAAACATGTGCTTAatgtatctttgtttcaaataaagaaatactagtTAAGGGTAAAGTTTTATCCCATCCAGTACTACggaaaaaatgtcacataacatttcatttcattaaaaataacaaccatcattggaagttataCAATCAAATTTTCACTCCTTATATaactgtgtacaagctttagtaattATGTAACCTCAAGATTCCAAAATAATCTATagaaacaacaattaaaaaaaagaacagtgcTTTGAAACaacaatattatatgtttatgacctagaaaatattttctgcaatgaaatgtagtatTAATTTCATACAACAATCAAATtcaagagaatattttttttcgaccttTTGTCGTATGCAACCAGATATGACGTTCTATGAAATGGTTGTATTACACATTCATGTGTTTTACACCGAAGCCGTTTTCCTGCTACTAAACCATATAGGTGAATTCCTAGCACATTCCCTTAAAAAGTATGAGTTCTTTACTCTTATATTGAACTAATAGGAAACAAAATTATTAATGCAAAAcatggtttgtttttttaaaattaaaaatcgttGTCTTTATTTAGAAGAAGGGTGTTACACAGAAATGACATTCCACATAATTTGTGtaactcaaaattattttttcccGATGAATTGCCAATTGAGTGGTTCTCGTAGTgttattaattaaaacatgtcaTGTCACATCTAAATTTTTTGATTGTCTATATTTCAAAAACCTTTAGGATGTGGGAAGAAGGGAGACATAATATTTGTACTAGATTCATCTGGCAGTGTAGGAACATCTAACTGGAAAGTTATGCTGAAGTTTGTGCAAGATGTCATCAATATTTTTACTATCGGCAAAAATGATGTTCAGGTTGGGGTTGATATCTATGCTAATTCTGCTTCTACACGCATAAGGCTGAACTCTTACCAATCAAAGACACAGTTGATGGATGCTGTGAAACGTATTTCCTATACTAATGGTGGAACAGCTACAAACCGGGCGATACATCATTTGATAAGCAGTAGTTTTTCGTCGTCACATggtaattaatttataaatgattaGAGCTCAGAAActtcatttattgttttatatttgatacgtttccctcagttttagtttgtaacccggatgtgTTTTTCctctatcaatttatgaattttgaacagcggtatactactgttgccgttaTTTGTTTAAAACCAATGGTTTCAGCTAcgtcttttaaataaaacaaaaaatgattcATTTCACACCAGTTTTGGAAGTAATTTATTGCCTTGATTATTTTTGCTTTGGTCGCATCATACGTTAGTCATCACTTAAATTATATTCAAACTACATGTAgctaaatgaaaatataaatactcAATTAGTTTTTAAAATCCGCTAAAAAAAAAGACTGATAACATTGGCAAAACATGTAAATCACTGAATGCTAGTATTGTAATCATAAGAAGAGTATGAACTTTTACAATGTAATACCATACTAATTCattgaaactttttttctgatCTTCAGGTAGCCGGGTTGGAGTCCCGAAGATTGGCATCATATTAACAGATGGCAGATCGAATTCACAATATTCAACAATATCTGCTGCCAACGCCGCCAGAAGGAAGGGAATCGAGTTGTTTAGTATTGGAATAGGTAGTAGTGTCAATACTATAGAACTGAAAGGAGTAGCAAATGATCCAGACAGTATGTTTTACTTCAGTGTCCACAATTTCAAAGCGTTGCAGTCAATTGAGAGTAGATTAGCCTCAGAAACATGTCAGAGTATGTAAATATACacaaagttaatattgatattttaagatATAACTGCTCTTTATGTAAAAgcgaaattttgttttttatttccttATAAAAATCATAATTACTTATGCACTGAATCTAATCTCGTTTGTGTTGTGTTTGAAATTGGGTTAAGAAAGTAACAGACCgagttttattcatatttagatatGAAGCGAAATATACTTCATAGCACTTTTTGTGTGGGATGCTCTTGAAcgtttataatttttgtttttgattctcGAGCTTGACTTGATGATTGTTGTTCACGGAAGGGGTCTGATGTGATGcgcatatactttattttataattatcacTTGTTGTATACAGAAGCTCTAGTTCTGAATATAAcaaaagagtggcgaaagataccagagggacagtcaaactcatagataaagaagaatgtgtccccagtacacggatgccccactcgcactatcattttttatgttcagttgaccgtgaaatttgggtcaaaactcttatttggcattaaaattagaaagatcataccataaggaacatgtgtactaagattcaagctgataggacttcaacttcaccaaaaacttccttgaccaaaaactttaacctgaagcggaacgaacggacgaacggacgaacgaacagacggacggacgaacggacgtatAGACCAGacaacataatgcccctctactgtcgtaggtggggcatacaaaaactgacaacgacatggctaaaaatgaaaaagacaaacagacatataatagtacaaaagatacgacacagaaaactaaagactaagcaacacgagccccaccaaaaattggggtgatctcaggtgctccagaagggtaagcaacTACCCCTTAAAAGAGTAAGTGCTATATTTTCAAGAATGAATATTAGATTTTTCTTCTGTATCATTGAACACATTTACCATAGTTAATACTAAACGAAGTTTCTCATTAGTTTTTAACATCGTTTCACCTTTTGTTTGGATACAGTGTATACATTTTGCACGAATATGCCTATTTATGTATACATTGAGCGGTTGAAGATGATGTTAATGCTAATTCAAAAGTTATTCAATGAAAAGCCAACAGTaaactttacataaaaaaaatcaatacttatatttaaaaaaataataaaaattatgataataataaatCTAATGATTACGATTTTGTTTCAGATCTTGACCCGAGAATTGGTAAGTgttttcttttcatatatatgATTACAAACATTTTAAATCATTACACACATTTTATATTCCAAGTGTTTCATCTTACTGGAAGCTTCAACGTGATTCACATGATTCATGGTGATAGTAAATTAAAACAAGAACAACGTcactatataaaattttattttcattataaaacacCACCCTTGGAATCAATTATTTTAACATACTTGCAATACAAAAGAGGGTTAGAATTTTCAACACATGTCATAAATTGAATTTATTAAAACATCTCTTTGAAAAGAGTATAACTCTTTTAAGCTGTTAGGAGTTGTAACATTAATTGGGATATGCTTGAAAATATTTGTCATCTTAGTTTTATTCATTTTCCTCTTATTAAAAGGTTGCAAAGCTGGTGCTGATATAATATTCCTCGTTGATAATTCTGGAAGTGTTGGTTCAAGCAACTTCAATACCACCTTGATGTTTATTTCTAATATTGTTAACGGTCTAAATATCGGCAAAGAGAAAGACAAATTCCAGTTGGGAGTTTTAACATTTCATACTCCAGTAAAGGCAGAATTTAATCTTGACGAATATCAGGATAAAAAAGACATACAGAAAGCCATTATGGAAATCACATACGAAGGAGGTGGTACAAATACAGGAGGAGCTATTAAATATTTACACACAACAGCATTCTCAAGGACTTCAGGTATAGTTGCTTTTTCTAAGCAAACCATGAtcttaatcatttttaaaatgatcgtgtaattgattttaatttcatGTCTTTTCCAATTGTatgtaaattaaagaaaaaggtttgaatgaatgatttattttctcaCAAACCATATAATATAATCACATGATTAATATACAATCAGTTATAGTTGTTTAAACAAGAAGATAGACTTTCACAGAAATATATTTGACAAATCTACACAGTTTCTAAAGTTGAACAGAATTTTGGATTGAATATACTTGTTCGGATTGGGTATCATTCTCTATTTGACATTCGTTAAAGTGCTCTtgattgattttctttttaacaaaaaatgacaatgctttaattttgacatattttgtttctattacaaaaagaaaaagatgaataaTTTAATACAAAGATAAGCAGCAAATCAACAGcagtttaaaaatatgtaaataacgGAATTGAGCCGTTATTATTGTTATTGGTTATACTTTTAGTACTCACGTAAGAAACCGTTAATGTTATCAAAAGTTCTAAGCTTAtgatttaatacaccagacgcgcgtttcgtctacataaatctcatcagtaacgctcagttcaaaatagttgtaaagagCTAACAAACTGTAAAGATAGCACACCATGATTTGGTCAGAGTTATTTAGAATATTTCAAAACTCCTACAGACAAAAGTGAGGTATATTGTCACCTAATCAATGTTTGTATGCACCATTTAttagcattatgttttctgttctctGCGTGtgttcgtctgtttgttcgtccgtccgttcgtttgtccgtctgtctcgcttcaggttaaggtttttggtctaggtagtgttagatgaagttgaagtccaatcaacctgaaactgaGTACATATGTTCACTATGATATGATCGTTCTAATTGTAATACCATATAAGACTTTTTACCCcgttttcaaggtccactgaacatagaaaatgataattcGGTTTGGGCATCCgtttactatggacacattcttgtttatcatgTTTCACCTGAGTTTGGATTAAACACtcaaattgaaatgaaattgtGAAAATTGGGACTCACAtgcatttatttcatatttatgttaCGTTTTCGTTTTATTTTCGTATCAGGGCATAGGCCTGGCTATCCAATGATTGGAATATTAATAACAGATGGGTATTCATCAAACAAGGCAGAAACTAGAAAGGAAGCAATGAACGCGCGGTTGAAGGGCATCAAAATGTTTTCCATAGGAATTGGTAATGCCATTGACACGACGGAACTTGAAAGTGTTGCTAGCGAACCAAAAAGTCAGTTTGTTTTCACTGCTGCCAGTTTCAAATTATTGAAATCTATTGAATCATTATTGCTGAGTAAGACATGCGAAGGTACGTGtttaaatgatatgaaaatgtctACATATTTGCCAGTCTATCAGAAGCTGAACTATATGTCAAATCAACTACTAATATGTGTTGTGTCAGAATCCGAaatacatatacaaaacaaattacatagttaagttaactgttttttttttttatttgtggtaGATTAAAAAGTGCAAGCTTCGGTAAATTTTTAATATACTAAAAGTTATTAAGTTCTCTGTAGTTCAGATATCATTAGCATAGTTAAACACTTATACTCCTGAACcgattgaaagtttaaaaaaatcacgGAGCATTGAAAATAGAAGCGGCAATTTACATCTGAACGTGATCTTATATGATTGAATTAAAAACATTCAGTTTTTCTTAGTGTTGGAAAAGTAATTTATGTTTTAACTCAAGCTTGCTGTTGATTCAGATTTATTTGGTCACTTTTAAGCATTGTGGTTCTAGTATTAATGACATACAACCAATATATGAACACTCTGAAAAAGACTTGAAGTTGAACAATAAAATTATAGAAGTGTCGACTAATGTGTTCTCTTGATTGATTTATTATAAATTGGACAATATTAATTTTAGCATTAAACAAAACGGCAAAACGATcgaaataaacattaaatttaaaaCGTTTATACATTGTTTCAGGAAGGGTATTTTTGAATAGCCAATCATAAACTATATTTAAGATTCATGGCTGATCTATTTAATTTCAGTTGCTGATATCAGTGAGTATTCATaaattataataatgaaacaattGCATACCGTTGAAACGTATAAAACAAATGGTTTTCAACATGACAAAATGATGTTTTTAGCTGATAGATAAAATGTTCACAGCCTATCAGAAGATGTGTTAAgccaaaattaaataattggctGGTTATTCCGGAAACTCAGTAATCATTTGCACACATGTCATATGTATGGTATGTAATAgatgtgaaaataaaatttatttcaaattgttattAATTTACTCTTCTGATAATTTTAGACTCACCAAATGTATAGATTTTAAActtcattcttttattttttcaaggGATGCACATTAATATATGTAAGACTAAGTATTGTCTTTCGATTCAGCTTGTTGGGGTAAAACAGACATTGTTTTTCTACTCGAGGATTCCTGTCATATCGGAGAGACGAATTTCAATAAAATGTTACAAATGGTGGTAAACCTTGCGGAAGAAGTCCCAATTGGTAACGGAAATATTCAGATTGGTGTCAATACTTTCAAATGTACTGCTAAATCAGAATTTGTACTTGGAAAGTACAAAACTGGAAATGATATCATCAAAGCTGTCCAGAGAATTAAATACACAGGTGGAAAAGTGTCTATTGGCAAGGCTATTGAATACACCAGAAAGAACAGTTTTCCAGGTCTTTATTTTACTCATCTAAAAAGAGCTATCTGAACTTTATGTAATTTAACTCTTTAACAAGACATGATCTCAAAATGCATTAGGAAACAAcatatataacataatatttgaaTTCCGAAGCAACTGTTaagtttatcattttttatttcaatgttttagggcgattaaaatatcaataatttcCCTAATATATCATTAAATGTACTTTTTCTAAATAGAGATACACATTTGGTTCATACTGGCAAATTATCATTCCTTTCCAATATTTTTTGCAATATCGTAATTTCTGCATTAATagttcaattaaacaaatatataagcGGACACActgatgactgctgtacctcaTATTTGGAcaattttacctataatgtctctTTTGTTAACGcttcgttgtaaatataatggaaattgatgcgactgtaatacaagtgagaggtttagcgctattaaaccaggttcaatccaccatgttatacgtttaaaaatgccgataccaagtcaagaatatgacagttgttgtccattcgtttgatgtgttttatcatttgattttgcaatttgattagggcctttctgtttgaattttcctcagagttcagtatttttgtgactttacttttttCAGATTTGTTAGtttgaccaaatgacacaaattaaacataattcTTAATCATAACTCTTGAAGTTTATGCTTTCTTcttataaaaagaaattgttaataatcgttttctttttttaaacagaaaatcgCAGTAAagcgaagaaattgatgattattCTTACAAATGGATCTGACAAGGCTCTATCAAAAACACTAGGAGAAGCACAAAAAGCGAGAAACAGTAACATCAAGATTATGGTAATAGGAATCGGCGATTATACCCATCAAGATTGTCTCCAGGGAATGGCAACAGTACctcatgataaatatatattttcccaAGACAGTTTTGATCCTCTAAGAAGCATGAGGGATGTTTTAATACAACGAAAATGCTCTGGTGAGTACTAGAACTTATCTGTCTTTCCCATTGGCATATTTTTAACAGCTTTTAAATACCTACAAATCTGTTCAACTAAACAAAGATTACACGTATTCGGAACATTGTACGAAATATAATAGGCTTATATATATACCAAACACATGCATCGGTAAAAAGGTTGATATAATTTTCATTGATTGGaatcttttttaaagaaaatttaaaatctcCAATGTTTACAGTCGTGTTATTAATCACTGGTATATTAATCATAATATAATGCTATATATAATCTGATTatgacatttttcttttatttcagcaTAGCTTTTACTGTTAGAGTTGAAATGGATAGTTTGACCTATGttaccagaaaaaaataaaatattaacgcTGTGAAAATTaaagtcaattttaaaaattatgcttctttaaaaatatttattgttttttgggGAGGATACGGAAGTAAATATGACATGTGTCCATTTTATCCTCATTTGTAAAAGGTGTCCAAAACATCACAATGAAAAATCTTGTAAACCACCTATGACGGACACTCTACATGTACCTACCAATACAAATACATTTAACGTTTTACATAAAAAcaagttaagccatttcaatcgATATTTTATAGCGTGTCtgtttatgttgtaatgttacactaccGTCTCAGGTTTGAGTGAAGGGTGGCGCTTGTAAAAGTTTAAACACGCTGCTTATTAATACACCTGTCCCCAGTACGGAGCCTACtggtcagtggttgtcgtttgtttttgttgttcttaAGTcgttcttgtttctcgtttttcataaagattagacagttggttttcatgtttgaattgttttacactttatAGCTTACTCTTTAGTGTCAGCCAAGATTCCGTGTTGAAAGCCATACTTCGACCTATATTTGTTTCCTTATTATTTCATTGTCGATTATCAAGTGATGAGACAGAATCACAACGACAAGAAGAACCaaaatatatatcaatcaccGTAATATGTCTACATGAAAACATAAATTGCCACTTATATATTCTAATGTCAATACAACCATCCCGTCTCTTTTCCTCGATTGTATCATAGACGAATGGGACATTTCACCAGATTCGTATTTGAATGATCGACACAAATGTGTTACATGTGGCGAAAAAACTGTTTATCCTTCCGGACACTTTAGTTTTTCGCCGTTTTTGTGTGTGGTTTGTATTGTTCAATTTATAGTTTTCGTTGAAGTGTTTTAAAAACTTGTTCGCCCTTTCATCTTTTTCATTTGATGCCAAAGCGTTGTCAAATTGTCTTTAGTTTATTAGCTTTTAATAtatcttaaggaggctcgagggtacaaaaaaatcagcaaaaatttaaacagttttttttcattacaaattttatttactttattagttgttactttatcatatggtataaaaatcaaccaaacaaatcaatttcttttggcccaagatgacttttaaaatgtacatatcattaaaacaaaacctccaaattacctccctttggtgcaaaaatgccattgtTTGGCATTAgaatttaaatatctttttcaacccATCgctgacctatattttttattattttttttttcaaataagctgtacttaaactaaactatagtaaaatttaagtgatttctgcaattaagtcatttttttttatttcgatatgacTCTATTTCTCTTATTAGTTTAATAGAAAAATAGgatctaaacaaaaatgtatgcttctttcggaggcagattgtaaGCCTAAATGGACGGTGATCccgtttttttatttcatttttcaattaagtatatgataaagttaatttatagaaaaatatagcgaaatcctatttaaaaaaaacaatgatttatacccgcgagcccccttaattaTCATCCGCCTCTTGTTTCATCAACAAACATGTAGCTCTTCCACTGCATCGAATGTGATACGATAtgtatccactcgagacagttaagttttcaaatttaaaacgcaaggctcgccgagcgttttaaatatttatactttaactgtcgagagtggacaCATATCGTATTGCACGAGAGTTGGTGGCGGTGAAATCTTTTTCTCAAATGGTTTTTAGACGATAGGCAAACAATCTTAATACATCTTGTCGAACGATCTGCAAAAAAAGGTGTTTTTTCTATGTGAAGTCATCCGTCATAGTCAGTTTTTTTACATGGCTTCACAATAGAAATTTCAAAGGAAAGCAAGAAATTTTGACATCATTATCGAATCGAATGTTGACCAATGAAGAGCTGAGATCAAACATACCACACgttaattaattacaaataatcaGCTGAAGAAAAATCATCTAGGAATGAGATAAAGGTTTTTAT
Encoded here:
- the LOC143071637 gene encoding matrilin-1-like, with translation MIFILLVLIAATHIATGWNRYYHRNYYYNNYGTTEMSTGPTTEDTSNSSVTMNPFTDGTFTTEMTTGHTTEDISASTVTMNPSSIGTSNSNYMTTGHTTEDISASTVTMNPSSIGTSNSNYKIPVTIRPRKIGCGKKGDIIFVLDSSGSVGTSNWKVMLKFVQDVINIFTIGKNDVQVGVDIYANSASTRIRLNSYQSKTQLMDAVKRISYTNGGTATNRAIHHLISSSFSSSHGSRVGVPKIGIILTDGRSNSQYSTISAANAARRKGIELFSIGIGSSVNTIELKGVANDPDSMFYFSVHNFKALQSIESRLASETCQNLDPIIGCKAGADIIVLVNNSGSVGSSNFNTTLTFISDIVSGLNIGRDKDKFQLGVLTFHTPVRAEFNLDKYQDKDDVKNAIMKIKYEGGGTNTGGAIKYLHTTAFSRASGLV